The Rhodopseudomonas palustris genome window below encodes:
- the hutX gene encoding heme utilization cystosolic carrier protein HutX — MATAAASVVSSETGDLRAYMAANPAAVIEEVAKQWNVSPHAVIAALPDGMARLGPGDGFVAAMKDIATWGEVTLIVHTEDAIFEFTGEVPRGEISRGYFNLMQPKGLHGHLRHDRCGALAFVERPFMGKASAFVAFLNQDGGIMFKVFVGRDANRELRVDQLVRFHALAKQFSEERGA; from the coding sequence ATGGCGACTGCAGCGGCATCGGTGGTGTCCTCCGAGACCGGCGATCTTCGTGCCTATATGGCTGCCAACCCGGCCGCTGTGATCGAGGAGGTCGCCAAACAGTGGAACGTGTCGCCGCATGCGGTGATCGCGGCGCTGCCGGACGGCATGGCGCGGCTCGGTCCCGGTGACGGCTTCGTTGCTGCGATGAAGGACATCGCCACCTGGGGCGAGGTGACGCTGATCGTGCACACCGAGGACGCGATCTTCGAATTCACCGGCGAGGTGCCGCGCGGTGAGATCAGCCGCGGCTATTTCAACCTGATGCAGCCGAAGGGCCTTCACGGCCACTTGCGTCACGATCGTTGCGGCGCGCTGGCGTTCGTCGAGCGCCCGTTCATGGGCAAAGCGAGTGCCTTCGTGGCGTTCCTCAACCAAGACGGCGGCATCATGTTCAAGGTGTTTGTCGGCCGTGACGCCAATCGCGAGCTGCGCGTCGATCAGCTCGTCCGCTTCCATGCGCTCGCCAAGCAATTCAGCGAGGAACGCGGTGCGTAA
- the exbB gene encoding tonB-system energizer ExbB — protein MRNSEGAAAGWAGAALAVIAVALPGDAWAAADLATLPRDLSPWGMFLGADAAVKTVMVGLALASLAAWTVWLAKSIELRRSVAVAQRGLDRLESEITLQQAAAETADQHDAVAQMIQTVDREASLSGGTHDEGFRERVALRLERVEAAEARRAAIGTGLLASIGAVAPFVGLFGTVWGIMNAFIGISKANTTNLAVVAPGIAEALLATALGLVAAIPAVVIYNHLTRRVTAYRALLGDASTQLLLMISREAARPPQRARVVR, from the coding sequence GTGCGTAACTCCGAAGGCGCCGCGGCAGGGTGGGCGGGCGCGGCGCTCGCCGTCATCGCCGTGGCGCTGCCGGGGGATGCGTGGGCGGCTGCCGATCTGGCGACGCTGCCGCGCGACCTGTCGCCGTGGGGGATGTTCCTCGGCGCCGACGCGGCGGTGAAGACCGTGATGGTCGGGCTGGCGCTCGCGTCACTGGCGGCCTGGACGGTGTGGCTCGCCAAGTCGATCGAACTGCGCCGCAGCGTTGCGGTGGCGCAGCGGGGTCTCGACCGGCTGGAGAGCGAGATCACGCTGCAGCAGGCCGCGGCGGAGACCGCCGATCAGCATGACGCAGTGGCCCAAATGATCCAGACCGTCGATCGCGAGGCCAGCCTGTCGGGCGGTACCCATGACGAAGGTTTTCGCGAGCGCGTGGCGCTGCGGCTCGAGCGGGTCGAGGCGGCGGAAGCCCGCCGCGCCGCGATCGGCACCGGTCTGCTCGCAAGCATCGGCGCGGTGGCTCCGTTCGTCGGACTGTTCGGCACGGTCTGGGGGATCATGAACGCGTTCATCGGCATCTCGAAAGCCAACACCACCAATCTTGCGGTGGTGGCGCCGGGCATCGCCGAGGCGCTGCTCGCCACCGCGCTCGGGCTCGTCGCCGCGATCCCGGCAGTGGTGATCTACAATCATCTGACGCGGCGGGTGACGGCATATCGCGCGCTGCTCGGCGACGCGTCCACCCAATTGCTGCTGATGATCAGCCGCGAGGCGGCGCGTCCGCCGCAGCGCGCTCGCGTGGTGAGGTGA
- the exbD gene encoding TonB system transport protein ExbD: protein MAVKLASRRGGEDDMVEAHEINVTPFIDVMLVLLIVFMVAAPLATVDVGVDLPASTAAPQPRPEKPVFVSLRPDLSLALGEEMVPREGLTSALDTATGGNKDERIFLRADKAVSYGDLMAAMNLLRDAGYLKVALVGLDGRAVQP from the coding sequence ATGGCCGTCAAGCTTGCGAGCCGCCGCGGCGGCGAAGACGACATGGTCGAGGCGCACGAGATCAACGTCACGCCATTCATCGATGTGATGCTGGTGCTGCTGATCGTCTTCATGGTGGCGGCGCCGCTGGCGACCGTCGATGTCGGCGTCGATCTGCCGGCCAGCACGGCCGCGCCGCAGCCGCGGCCGGAGAAACCGGTCTTCGTGTCGCTGAGGCCCGATCTGTCGCTGGCGCTGGGGGAGGAGATGGTGCCGCGTGAGGGACTGACCTCGGCGCTCGACACCGCGACCGGCGGTAACAAGGACGAGCGGATCTTCCTGCGCGCCGACAAGGCGGTGAGCTACGGCGATCTGATGGCGGCGATGAATCTGCTGCGCGATGCGGGCTATCTGAAGGTGGCGCTGGTCGGACTCGACGGCCGCGCCGTTCAGCCGTGA
- a CDS encoding energy transducer TonB family protein yields the protein MNARALHDSAAAQGASRWLLSAAVIVGVHAVAVAAALAYYAQVPPPGEPLAAIMIDLAPMTASPQPSPLDLPPGPEMQEAEAPQSEPEPVQHTAAVPEIAPTPIQQNAEVPLPPEAKPSLPDKPEAVKLEKPEPAKPKPERPKPEKRERVVKQNSSDRPPAPRTSAPQRAERRAADAMAALAGAQAAAAMLPSYRQRLAAHLQRFKRYPTEARASGVQGTATLSFTVGRGGQVLSARLARSSGHPALDAETLAMVSRAQPLPPFPPEITQASLNFSVPVNFSVR from the coding sequence GTGAACGCCCGCGCGCTGCACGACAGCGCGGCGGCGCAGGGCGCGTCGCGGTGGCTGCTGTCGGCGGCGGTGATCGTCGGCGTGCACGCGGTGGCGGTGGCAGCCGCGTTGGCGTACTACGCGCAAGTGCCGCCGCCGGGCGAACCGCTGGCTGCAATCATGATCGATCTTGCGCCGATGACGGCATCGCCGCAGCCGAGCCCGCTCGATCTGCCACCGGGCCCGGAGATGCAGGAGGCGGAGGCGCCGCAGTCGGAACCCGAGCCGGTGCAGCACACCGCCGCAGTGCCCGAAATCGCACCAACCCCGATCCAACAGAACGCCGAGGTGCCGCTGCCGCCGGAGGCGAAGCCGTCACTCCCGGACAAGCCCGAAGCGGTGAAGCTCGAAAAGCCCGAGCCGGCGAAGCCGAAGCCGGAGCGGCCAAAGCCGGAGAAGCGCGAGCGCGTCGTCAAACAGAATTCGTCGGACCGTCCGCCGGCGCCGCGAACCAGCGCGCCGCAACGTGCCGAACGCCGCGCCGCCGACGCGATGGCGGCGCTTGCCGGCGCCCAGGCGGCAGCCGCGATGCTGCCGAGCTATCGTCAGCGCCTCGCGGCTCATCTGCAGCGCTTCAAGCGCTATCCGACCGAGGCCCGCGCCAGCGGCGTGCAGGGCACTGCGACCTTGAGCTTCACCGTCGGCCGCGGCGGGCAAGTGCTGAGTGCAAGGCTCGCGCGCTCCTCCGGCCACCCTGCGCTCGATGCCGAAACGCTGGCGATGGTCAGCCGTGCCCAGCCGCTGCCGCCATTCCCGCCGGAGATCACCCAGGCTTCGCTGAATTTCAGCGTGCCGGTCAACTTCTCCGTCAGGTAG